The following proteins are encoded in a genomic region of Zea mays cultivar B73 chromosome 9, Zm-B73-REFERENCE-NAM-5.0, whole genome shotgun sequence:
- the LOC103640355 gene encoding phosphatidylinositol/phosphatidylcholine transfer protein SFH3, producing MQKIDSDYYPETLHQMFVVNADSGFKWIWNSVKGFLDPKTSSKIHVLGSNYQSRLLEVIDSSELPEFLGGSCTCSDKGGCLGSNKGPWNDPYILKLIHNLEAGCAREIKLVSEGEERNSSSFRLEQMKVTL from the exons ATGCAGAAGATTGATAGCGACTATTATCCCGAG ACACTCCACCAAATGTTTGTTGTGAACGCTGACAGTGGATTTAAGTGGATTTGGAACAGCGTGAAGGGCTTCCTTGACCCAAAAACTTCATCCAAGATTCAT GTGCTTGGTTCGAACTACCAGAGCAGGCTTCTTGAAGTAATAGATTCGAG TGAGCTGCCAGAATTCCTTGGCGGTTCATGCACATGTAGTGACAAGGGTGGTTGTCTAGGATCGAACAAAGGGCCGTGGAATGATCCTTATATATTGAAG CTGATCCACAATTTGGAAGCTGGATGCGCGAGGGAAATCAAACTTGTTTCTGAGGGGGAAGAAAGAAACAGCTCCTCCTTTCGGTTGGAACAGATGAAAGTAACATTGTAA